From a single Bacillus pumilus genomic region:
- a CDS encoding RNA polymerase sigma factor produces the protein MDTLKDSELYHKIKFDRHKPSLEVLYDRYERVLYSFIYKMTGSRELAEEVLQEVFIKLWRGIGEYHTDKGKFSSWLFMMSRNTAIDLLRKHRNETALEDEHIEYLADHQEDVSKEVEWNEEKQIIREAVSTLSKEQQTIIEDVYFKGMTQKSIAEKLGIPIGTVKGRVRLSLKHLRTRLSRGGKEEEA, from the coding sequence ATGGATACACTGAAAGATTCTGAGCTATATCACAAGATCAAATTTGATCGTCATAAGCCTTCGCTTGAAGTGCTGTATGATCGTTATGAACGTGTGTTATATTCGTTTATTTATAAAATGACTGGAAGCCGTGAGCTTGCGGAGGAAGTGCTTCAAGAAGTCTTTATCAAGCTCTGGCGCGGCATAGGAGAATACCATACGGATAAAGGGAAATTCTCCTCGTGGTTATTCATGATGTCACGGAACACAGCCATTGATCTCCTAAGAAAGCACCGGAACGAAACGGCACTTGAAGATGAGCATATTGAATATTTAGCTGATCATCAAGAAGATGTATCAAAGGAAGTCGAATGGAACGAGGAAAAACAAATCATACGTGAAGCAGTATCTACACTGTCAAAAGAACAGCAAACCATCATAGAAGATGTCTATTTTAAAGGAATGACACAAAAAAGCATTGCAGAAAAGCTAGGCATCCCCATTGGAACGGTGAAGGGAAGGGTTCGATTGTCATTGAAGCACTTACGGACGAGACTGTCTCGCGGAGGAAAGGAGGAAGAGGCATGA
- a CDS encoding anti-sigma factor, with the protein MTQCKHQVIDYFNGHLQGEEKAQFEEHIKHCSACKEELEELTSLMSDIPFLADDQAPPAGMKGRILSQVFEEETSETVEEKNDQKKELKVAREPNEVRPMQKKRKQWLLPLVAALLLISAAGNVYFLTNGKEQAEEPVRVVATKSLTSAESPKTAGAFSVIEHNGKKELVVSADGLKGQLDSSAVYQVWLIKGDQPVPAGAFKTDNKGEGTVTYALSEKEASESWDTVAVTLEPKKDNKLPQGPVVLSAAF; encoded by the coding sequence ATGACTCAGTGTAAACATCAAGTGATTGATTATTTCAACGGGCATTTACAAGGAGAAGAAAAAGCGCAATTTGAAGAGCACATCAAGCACTGTTCAGCTTGCAAAGAAGAGCTTGAAGAATTGACATCGCTCATGTCTGACATTCCATTTCTAGCAGATGACCAAGCACCTCCGGCAGGGATGAAGGGCCGCATTTTATCCCAGGTGTTTGAAGAAGAGACATCAGAGACCGTCGAAGAAAAGAATGACCAGAAGAAAGAGCTCAAGGTCGCACGTGAACCAAATGAGGTCAGACCGATGCAAAAGAAACGAAAGCAATGGCTGTTGCCGCTTGTTGCCGCACTGCTTCTCATTTCAGCAGCTGGAAACGTGTATTTCTTAACAAATGGAAAAGAACAAGCGGAAGAACCTGTAAGGGTTGTTGCGACAAAATCACTGACATCAGCCGAATCACCAAAAACAGCAGGTGCTTTTTCAGTGATTGAGCATAACGGCAAAAAAGAACTAGTTGTGAGTGCAGACGGATTAAAGGGTCAGCTTGATTCATCTGCTGTTTATCAAGTATGGCTCATTAAAGGAGATCAGCCCGTGCCAGCTGGTGCCTTTAAAACAGATAACAAAGGAGAAGGAACTGTCACCTATGCGTTATCTGAAAAAGAAGCGAGCGAATCATGGGATACCGTGGCAGTCACCCTTGAACCAAAAAAGGATAACAAGCTGCCGCAAGGACCTGTCGTACTAAGCGCTGCATTTTAA
- a CDS encoding IS1182 family transposase gives MFHTRNSSQHEAEFVLLDQLVEEDHLLRKIDQYIDFSFIVDKVKPYYSENKGRPSLDPLILFKMMFIGYLYGIRSERQLEKEIYYNMAYRWFLGLNINDPVPHHSTISWNRRTRFKNTTIFQDIFDEIVLQAINHDMVGGRVLFTDSTHLKANANKHKYTRKTIEQDTQNYINDLEEAVQEDRVAHGKKLLKVKEEVKTEKDIRQSMTDPESGYLYRENKPEGFFYLDHRTTDMKYNIITDAHVTPGNVHDSVPYLDRLDHQIARFGFQVEAVALDSGYLTTPICKGLSDRHVFGVIAHRRFHPTRGLFEKWKFQYDSEHDHYICPQGEKLLYTTTDRKGYRFYKSDPKKCASCPFLERCTRSKNHQKVISRHIWEEHKEKIRQNRLTVSGKELYKKRKEKIERSFADSKQLHGLRYCRLRGKQNVSEQVLLTAACQNMKKIATHLAKLG, from the coding sequence ATGTTCCACACTAGAAATTCTTCTCAGCACGAAGCCGAATTTGTATTGCTAGATCAACTGGTCGAAGAGGATCACCTGCTTCGTAAAATTGATCAATACATTGATTTTTCATTTATCGTAGATAAAGTAAAACCCTATTATAGTGAAAATAAAGGTCGTCCTTCTCTTGATCCGCTTATTTTGTTCAAAATGATGTTTATCGGATACCTGTACGGTATCCGTTCTGAAAGACAACTCGAAAAAGAAATTTACTATAACATGGCGTATAGATGGTTTTTAGGTTTGAACATCAATGATCCCGTTCCCCATCACTCCACTATTAGTTGGAATCGTCGTACTCGATTTAAAAATACAACGATTTTTCAAGACATTTTCGATGAGATTGTGCTTCAAGCTATCAATCATGATATGGTAGGAGGTCGCGTTCTTTTTACTGATTCAACTCATCTTAAAGCCAATGCTAATAAACATAAATATACGAGAAAAACGATTGAACAAGATACCCAGAACTATATCAATGATTTAGAAGAAGCAGTCCAAGAAGATCGGGTGGCACATGGAAAAAAGCTCTTAAAGGTAAAAGAGGAGGTGAAAACAGAAAAAGACATTCGTCAAAGTATGACTGATCCTGAAAGTGGCTATCTATATCGCGAAAACAAGCCAGAAGGCTTTTTCTATCTAGATCATCGTACAACGGATATGAAGTACAATATCATCACTGATGCTCATGTCACACCTGGAAATGTCCATGATTCTGTCCCGTATCTTGATCGATTAGATCACCAAATCGCACGATTTGGTTTTCAAGTAGAAGCTGTTGCGCTTGATTCAGGTTATTTGACAACACCAATCTGTAAAGGTTTATCTGATCGACATGTTTTTGGTGTCATTGCCCATAGACGTTTTCATCCAACAAGAGGGTTATTTGAGAAGTGGAAATTTCAGTATGATTCTGAACATGATCATTACATATGCCCACAGGGTGAGAAGCTTTTATATACGACAACTGATCGAAAAGGTTATCGATTCTACAAATCAGATCCTAAAAAATGTGCATCGTGTCCTTTCCTTGAAAGATGCACAAGGTCGAAAAATCATCAAAAGGTCATCTCAAGACACATATGGGAAGAACATAAAGAAAAGATCAGACAGAATCGGTTAACTGTCTCTGGAAAAGAGCTATATAAAAAAAGAAAAGAAAAAATAGAGCGAAGCTTTGCAGATTCAAAACAACTGCATGGGCTTCGCTACTGCCGGTTGAGGGGAAAACAAAACGTGAGTGAGCAAGTTCTCCTCACAGCTGCGTGCCAGAACATGAAAAAGATTGCCACACACCTAGCGAAGCTAGGCTAG